One Chlorobaculum limnaeum genomic window carries:
- the casB gene encoding type I-E CRISPR-associated protein Cse2/CasB, which produces MDNEKEKKTGRPEKFVEFVIGLCQKDKGAAAALRRADNPATEYQSWEYLAGFNIDLENPFERIPYATIAAAISRAKAERNGSAGIGKAIAYCYDDKSASDQAKARLRRLLACDSVKEACRILRPLFSLIDSKAAVTIDYSRLLKDLIDFGYDSNKVKTKWATDFYRHAAESATEEVEA; this is translated from the coding sequence ATGGACAACGAAAAAGAGAAGAAAACCGGCAGGCCGGAAAAGTTCGTGGAGTTCGTGATCGGGCTGTGCCAGAAGGACAAGGGGGCCGCCGCCGCGCTTCGCCGCGCGGACAATCCGGCGACCGAGTACCAGAGCTGGGAGTACCTGGCGGGCTTCAACATCGACCTCGAAAACCCGTTCGAGCGCATTCCCTACGCCACCATCGCCGCCGCCATCTCGCGGGCCAAAGCGGAGCGCAACGGCTCGGCGGGCATCGGCAAGGCCATCGCCTATTGCTACGACGACAAGAGCGCCAGCGATCAGGCCAAAGCGCGGCTCCGGCGGCTGCTTGCCTGCGATTCGGTAAAGGAGGCTTGCCGGATTCTCCGCCCGCTCTTCAGTCTGATTGACTCGAAAGCTGCGGTAACGATTGATTACTCGCGGCTGCTCAAAGACCTTATCGACTTCGGATACGACAGTAACAAGGTCAAGACAAAGTGGGCAACCGACTTTTACCGCCACGCCGCCGAAAGCGCAACCGAGGAGGTGGAGGCATGA
- the cas6e gene encoding type I-E CRISPR-associated protein Cas6/Cse3/CasE encodes MIATILTLSRKDVNALRITDSYSLHRVVYSLFEDVRSEAEKRSSVPSGFLFADKGGDAKGRQILILSDRPPLPPAHGELVSRPVPEEFLQHRFYKFEVTLNPTRKENKSGRRIPIKTREEVAAWFGSKSLESWGFSVDPARLDVRMLPVMQFSKQGDRPVTHGAASVSGMLRVENRDLFIESFRKGIGRGRAFGFGLLQIEPLKDDSNH; translated from the coding sequence ATGATTGCAACCATTCTCACCCTCAGCCGCAAGGACGTCAATGCCTTGCGCATTACGGACAGCTATTCGCTGCACCGCGTCGTTTACAGCCTGTTCGAGGATGTGCGCTCGGAGGCCGAAAAGCGGTCGAGTGTGCCCAGCGGCTTTCTCTTCGCCGACAAGGGGGGCGACGCCAAAGGGCGGCAAATCCTCATTTTGTCGGACAGACCGCCGCTGCCACCGGCGCACGGCGAACTGGTTTCCAGACCTGTGCCGGAGGAGTTTCTCCAGCACCGCTTCTACAAGTTCGAGGTGACGCTCAACCCCACGCGCAAGGAGAACAAAAGCGGCAGGCGCATCCCCATCAAAACCCGCGAGGAGGTGGCGGCGTGGTTTGGTAGCAAGTCGCTCGAGTCGTGGGGATTCAGCGTTGACCCGGCGCGGCTCGACGTGCGGATGCTGCCGGTGATGCAGTTCAGCAAGCAAGGCGACCGGCCCGTCACCCACGGAGCGGCCAGCGTGTCGGGGATGCTGCGGGTCGAAAACCGCGACCTCTTTATCGAAAGCTTCAGAAAAGGCATTGGCCGGGGCCGGGCGTTCGGCTTCGGGCTGTTGCAGATCGAACCTCTCAAAGACGACTCAAACCACTAA
- the cas5e gene encoding type I-E CRISPR-associated protein Cas5/CasD codes for MSNPFILLWLEAPLQSWGADSRFGRRDTLDFPTKSGLLGLLCCALGAGGEQRELLAEMAPLRQTVLAFQRERGERPPLLRDFQMVGSGYDEKDKWETLLIPKKRDGGGAVGGGTKMTYRYYLQEATFATALEVPAARAEEFAEALKAPVWDIYFGRKCCAPTDLVFRGEFDSEAAALEAASSIAKEKSLREAFRVRDYAPGDQSEGEVVALNDVPVQFGTRKKYRERRVTIIHYSDEE; via the coding sequence ATGAGCAATCCATTCATTCTTTTATGGCTCGAAGCGCCCCTCCAGTCGTGGGGCGCTGACTCGCGCTTCGGGCGGCGCGACACGCTCGACTTCCCCACGAAGTCGGGCTTGCTCGGCCTCTTGTGCTGCGCCCTCGGCGCGGGCGGGGAGCAGCGGGAACTGCTCGCCGAAATGGCCCCGCTCCGCCAGACGGTGCTCGCGTTCCAGCGCGAACGCGGCGAGCGACCGCCGCTCTTGCGCGACTTCCAGATGGTCGGCAGCGGGTATGACGAGAAAGACAAGTGGGAAACGCTGCTGATTCCGAAAAAGCGCGATGGCGGCGGCGCGGTGGGCGGCGGCACGAAGATGACCTACCGCTACTATTTGCAGGAGGCGACCTTCGCCACCGCGCTGGAGGTTCCGGCGGCGCGGGCGGAAGAGTTTGCCGAAGCGCTCAAGGCTCCCGTGTGGGACATCTATTTCGGACGGAAGTGCTGCGCGCCGACCGATCTGGTGTTCCGAGGCGAATTCGACTCGGAGGCGGCGGCGCTCGAAGCGGCCTCTTCAATCGCCAAAGAGAAGTCGCTCCGGGAGGCATTCCGCGTTCGCGACTACGCTCCGGGCGACCAAAGCGAGGGGGAGGTCGTGGCGCTGAACGATGTGCCGGTGCAGTTCGGCACGCGAAAGAAGTACCGTGAACGCAGAGTAACCATAATCCACTACAGCGATGAAGAGTAA
- the cas1e gene encoding type I-E CRISPR-associated endonuclease Cas1e produces MKSNALGNEGNPARLLIKVTRDTLPQVKEKYPFLYLEKGRMEIDDSSIKWIDCDCNVVRLPVAMLNCILLGPGTTVTHEAVKVMAAANCGICWVGDDSLMFYASGQTPTSNTRNMTHQMKLAANPAKSLEVARQLFAYRFPDANLETKTLPQMMGMEGLRVRKFYEEMAVKYKVGWKGRRFEPGNFEMSDTTNKILTAANAALYSIIMSAAHSMGYSPHIGFIHSGSPLPFIYDLADLYKQQVSIDLAFAMTAEMAGYYDRHKIAAEFRKRVIEIDLLGKIGPDIETILGKKQCLS; encoded by the coding sequence ATGAAGAGTAACGCACTCGGCAACGAAGGGAATCCGGCGCGGCTTCTGATAAAAGTGACGCGGGATACCCTGCCGCAGGTCAAGGAAAAGTATCCGTTTCTGTATCTTGAGAAGGGCCGGATGGAGATCGACGACAGCAGCATCAAGTGGATCGATTGCGACTGCAACGTCGTGCGCCTGCCGGTCGCCATGCTGAACTGCATTCTGCTCGGCCCCGGCACGACGGTGACGCACGAGGCGGTCAAGGTGATGGCTGCCGCCAATTGCGGCATCTGCTGGGTGGGCGACGACAGTTTGATGTTTTACGCCAGCGGGCAGACGCCGACCAGCAACACGCGGAACATGACGCATCAGATGAAGCTCGCGGCCAATCCGGCAAAGTCTCTCGAAGTGGCGCGGCAGCTCTTCGCGTACCGCTTTCCGGACGCGAATCTGGAAACAAAGACGCTGCCGCAGATGATGGGCATGGAGGGTTTGCGGGTGCGGAAGTTTTACGAGGAGATGGCCGTGAAGTACAAGGTGGGCTGGAAAGGGCGGCGGTTCGAGCCGGGAAATTTCGAGATGAGCGACACGACGAACAAGATTCTCACGGCGGCAAACGCGGCGTTGTACAGCATCATCATGTCGGCGGCGCACAGCATGGGCTATTCGCCGCACATCGGGTTCATTCACTCCGGCAGTCCGCTGCCGTTCATTTACGACCTGGCCGATCTTTACAAGCAGCAGGTCTCCATCGATCTGGCTTTTGCCATGACTGCCGAGATGGCCGGATATTACGACCGGCACAAGATCGCCGCGGAGTTCCGGAAGCGCGTCATCGAAATCGACCTGCTGGGCAAAATCGGCCCTGACATCGAAACCATTCTGGGGAAAAAGCAATGCTTGTCGTAG
- the cas2e gene encoding type I-E CRISPR-associated endoribonuclease Cas2e, protein MLVVVANDLPPAVRGRMKLWFIEPRANVFVSGVRDSLARKVVDYLHEHCPPKSGLMIFNSSNTCPGYEIFGLGDTRKEITEISGLPLVIEKSAEPPPDNPNSLTPDVPKPQ, encoded by the coding sequence ATGCTTGTCGTAGTCGCCAATGACCTGCCCCCGGCGGTGAGAGGCCGGATGAAGCTCTGGTTCATCGAACCCAGGGCGAACGTTTTTGTGTCGGGCGTGCGGGACAGCCTGGCCAGAAAGGTGGTGGACTATCTGCACGAGCACTGCCCGCCGAAAAGCGGCCTGATGATTTTCAACAGCTCGAACACGTGCCCCGGCTACGAGATTTTCGGCTTGGGCGACACGCGCAAAGAGATCACGGAAATCTCGGGCCTGCCGCTCGTGATCGAAAAATCCGCCGAACCGCCACCAGATAACCCAAACAGCTTGACGCCAGACGTCCCGAAACCCCAGTAA
- a CDS encoding DUF4438 domain-containing protein encodes MLATNENRLVEILLQCQPGQPRTRGTWEVDHQGTPFILPSIGGITLNLQVGDPAFGWEGDHIEPGVSCTADTHKPYEHPNVTVQMLSCVGNTATIVSGEAKGESGVVLGHHGGSEHIIVDFPRETKEKMAYGDTIMVRSKGQGLKLTDFPQISLFNLDPSLLAKMKITVAEDGVLEVPVTTLVPAYCMGSGIGSAHVAKGDYDIVTSDPDAVREFGLDRIRFGDFVALLDQDNRYGRAYRKGAVTIGVVVHSDCREAGHGPGVTTIMTSATPVIRPVIDPKANIADLLGIGTRL; translated from the coding sequence ATGCTTGCAACCAACGAAAACCGGCTCGTCGAAATTCTGCTCCAGTGCCAGCCCGGCCAGCCCCGCACTCGCGGCACCTGGGAGGTCGATCACCAGGGCACGCCCTTCATTCTGCCCTCCATCGGCGGCATCACGCTCAACCTCCAGGTCGGCGATCCGGCCTTTGGCTGGGAGGGTGACCACATCGAACCCGGCGTGAGCTGCACCGCCGACACGCACAAGCCCTACGAGCACCCCAACGTCACCGTGCAGATGCTGAGCTGCGTTGGCAACACGGCCACCATCGTCTCCGGCGAAGCCAAGGGGGAGAGCGGCGTGGTGCTTGGCCATCACGGCGGCTCGGAGCACATCATCGTCGATTTTCCGCGCGAAACCAAAGAGAAGATGGCCTACGGCGACACCATCATGGTGCGCTCGAAAGGGCAGGGGCTGAAGCTGACCGACTTCCCGCAGATTTCACTCTTTAACCTCGACCCCTCGCTGCTCGCCAAAATGAAGATCACCGTTGCCGAGGATGGTGTGCTCGAAGTGCCGGTGACGACGCTGGTTCCTGCCTACTGCATGGGTTCCGGCATCGGCTCGGCGCACGTGGCCAAAGGCGATTACGACATCGTGACCAGCGACCCCGACGCCGTGCGCGAGTTCGGCCTCGACCGCATCCGCTTCGGCGACTTCGTGGCGCTGCTCGATCAGGACAACCGCTACGGGCGAGCCTACCGCAAGGGGGCCGTCACCATCGGTGTGGTGGTGCACAGCGACTGCCGCGAAGCGGGCCACGGCCCCGGCGTCACCACCATCATGACCAGCGCCACCCCCGTCATCCGCCCGGTCATCGACCCCAAAGCCAACATCGCCGACCTCCTCGGCATCGGCACAAGGTTGTGA
- a CDS encoding M23 family metallopeptidase, with protein sequence MRRSALFRSRPLLLASSTALLVVLFFSVNLILSATSRQASPENQSASSVQTLFKSIGLGGDDELGLNDESDKVTLDEGENDPASKIEKRTLKKGESVYTILTAAGLTPSEIHRLTVQLKGSPALKGLKAGKTYEFETGRNGKFVRFSLQSSPYETLHIVRDEQTGKLSAEREAIEYDTRVATLEGTLNSSLSSELRSRNRSSLNPKLRKILSARLNFRKDIQAGATYRILFQEQWSGTDFIGTGDILAVEISSKGRNFNAYQFTNAKGDTAYYDEKGRAIMQGRTMFIQPCRFSRVSSGFGYRTHPVTGRRQYHGGVDLAAPTGTPVKAVADGRIIFRGRKGNAGNMITIAHSGKVHTMYLHLSRYASGSRYGKKVKQGDIIGYVGSTGRSTGPHLDFRIIRNGRPQNPLVALKQTAPRRSLSPSELHRFMARVQTYHQQLGSERPVMVADTGKQRETLL encoded by the coding sequence ATGCGCCGTTCGGCCCTGTTCCGAAGTCGTCCCCTCCTTCTTGCGTCATCGACGGCGCTGCTCGTCGTACTCTTCTTTTCAGTCAACCTCATCCTTTCAGCAACATCCCGGCAGGCATCGCCCGAAAACCAGTCAGCGTCATCGGTTCAGACGCTCTTCAAATCCATCGGCCTCGGTGGCGACGACGAGCTTGGCCTGAATGACGAGTCCGACAAGGTAACGCTCGACGAGGGCGAAAACGATCCTGCCAGCAAAATCGAAAAGAGAACCCTCAAAAAAGGGGAATCCGTCTACACCATTCTCACCGCCGCCGGACTGACCCCTTCCGAAATCCATCGACTGACCGTCCAGCTCAAGGGAAGCCCTGCGCTCAAGGGGCTGAAGGCCGGTAAAACCTATGAGTTCGAAACCGGCAGAAACGGAAAGTTCGTCCGCTTCTCCTTGCAGTCGAGCCCCTATGAAACGCTGCATATCGTCAGGGATGAACAGACCGGCAAGCTGAGCGCCGAACGTGAAGCCATCGAATACGACACCCGGGTAGCCACCCTCGAAGGAACTCTCAACTCTTCGCTGTCGAGCGAGTTGCGCAGCCGGAACCGCTCTTCGCTCAATCCGAAACTCAGAAAGATCCTCTCCGCCAGGCTCAATTTCAGAAAAGACATCCAGGCCGGAGCGACCTACCGGATTCTTTTCCAGGAGCAGTGGAGCGGTACGGATTTCATTGGCACGGGCGATATTCTCGCCGTCGAAATCAGCTCGAAGGGCCGAAATTTCAACGCTTACCAGTTCACCAACGCCAAGGGCGACACGGCGTACTACGATGAAAAAGGACGCGCCATCATGCAGGGACGAACCATGTTCATCCAGCCCTGCCGCTTCAGCCGCGTTTCGAGTGGATTCGGCTATCGCACCCACCCGGTGACCGGCAGACGCCAGTACCACGGTGGCGTCGATCTGGCCGCGCCGACCGGCACGCCGGTGAAGGCAGTGGCCGACGGGCGCATCATCTTTCGCGGACGCAAAGGCAACGCGGGTAACATGATCACCATCGCCCATTCCGGAAAGGTTCATACGATGTACCTGCACCTGAGCCGTTACGCATCGGGCAGCCGTTACGGCAAAAAAGTGAAGCAGGGCGACATCATCGGCTATGTCGGCTCGACCGGCCGCTCGACGGGGCCGCACCTCGATTTCAGGATCATCAGGAACGGACGCCCGCAGAATCCGCTGGTTGCGCTGAAGCAGACGGCGCCGCGCCGCTCGCTTTCGCCATCGGAACTGCACCGCTTCATGGCCAGGGTGCAGACCTATCATCAGCAGCTTGGCAGCGAGCGCCCGGTCATGGTTGCCGATACCGGCAAACAGCGCGAAACGCTGCTCTGA
- the arfB gene encoding alternative ribosome rescue aminoacyl-tRNA hydrolase ArfB, protein MIRIAGGVSVDENEIEIKAMRSQGAGGQNVNKVETAVHLRFDIGASSLPPELKERLARLKDHRITREGVIVIRAQRYRTQERNRQDAIERFQGILTKALVEQKTRKVTKPPKSASAKRLEAKAKRGELKASRKSIGDE, encoded by the coding sequence ATGATCAGGATCGCCGGAGGCGTTTCGGTTGACGAAAACGAGATCGAAATCAAGGCCATGCGCTCGCAGGGGGCGGGCGGGCAGAATGTCAACAAGGTCGAAACGGCGGTGCATCTGCGCTTCGACATCGGCGCGTCGTCCCTGCCGCCGGAGCTGAAGGAGCGGCTCGCGCGGCTCAAAGACCACCGGATCACGCGGGAGGGGGTGATTGTCATCCGCGCCCAGCGCTACCGCACGCAGGAGCGGAACCGCCAGGACGCCATCGAACGGTTTCAGGGCATCTTGACCAAGGCGCTGGTTGAACAGAAGACGCGCAAAGTGACGAAGCCGCCCAAAAGCGCCTCGGCGAAGCGGCTCGAAGCGAAGGCGAAAAGAGGAGAACTCAAGGCGTCGAGAAAGTCCATCGGTGACGAGTGA
- a CDS encoding HAD family hydrolase has translation MGIILLDIGNVLVNVDFMPFCRAVSREGEPGAAAIVGRYCQGELKDRHDTGRTGSHEYLAMIAADPLTRDLPLDRLRFAWQDIFTPTPGSAEAVEALRRRHRLWIMSDTDPLHFAFLIDRFPVLRNMDRYFLSYEHGWLKRSPEAFRYVLDSSGLDAAEFLLIDDREVNTRTCAGFGIQSILFRSWQETLASRELAAFSQHSVHVEAHR, from the coding sequence ATGTGCTGGTCAACGTGGACTTCATGCCCTTCTGCCGGGCGGTCTCGCGCGAGGGCGAACCGGGCGCGGCAGCGATCGTGGGGCGCTATTGCCAGGGTGAACTCAAGGATCGGCACGACACCGGGCGCACCGGCTCGCACGAGTATCTCGCCATGATCGCCGCCGATCCGCTCACGCGCGACTTGCCACTCGACCGGCTCCGGTTCGCTTGGCAGGACATCTTCACCCCGACGCCCGGTAGCGCCGAAGCGGTCGAGGCGCTGCGGCGGCGTCACCGGCTCTGGATCATGAGCGACACCGACCCGCTGCACTTCGCCTTTCTCATCGACCGCTTTCCGGTGCTGCGGAACATGGATCGCTACTTTCTCTCCTACGAGCACGGCTGGCTGAAGCGCTCGCCCGAGGCGTTCCGGTACGTGCTCGATTCCTCCGGCCTCGACGCCGCTGAATTTCTGCTGATCGACGACCGCGAGGTCAACACTCGCACATGCGCCGGCTTCGGCATCCAAAGCATTCTGTTCCGGAGCTGGCAGGAAACTCTTGCGTCACGGGAGCTGGCGGCCTTTTCGCAACACTCCGTCCACGTGGAGGCGCATCGATGA